In Chitinophagaceae bacterium, a genomic segment contains:
- the gap gene encoding type I glyceraldehyde-3-phosphate dehydrogenase, producing MNQIKIGINGFGRIGRLVFRAAISHPEIQIVGINDLIDAEYMAYMLKYDSTHGKFTGDVKTENGNLIVNGKPIRVTSEKDPANLKWNEINANFVVESTGLFLASDTASKHITAGAKKIIISAPPKDNTPMFVMGVNHKEYKKNIDIISNASCTTNCLAVLAKVVHDNFGIIEGLMTTVHSVTATQKTVDGPSLKDWRGGRGANQNIIPSSTGAAKAVGKIIPELNGKLTGMSFRVPTPNVSVVDLTCRLAKETSYEEIKSTLKKASESNTLKKILGYTDEQVVSSDFITDPRSCIFDAEAGISLNSQFVKLVAWYDNEFGYSNRVVDLLIHIAEL from the coding sequence ATGAACCAAATAAAAATAGGTATTAATGGTTTTGGACGTATTGGTCGTCTCGTATTCAGAGCTGCTATTTCACACCCTGAAATACAAATAGTAGGAATTAATGATCTCATAGATGCGGAGTATATGGCATATATGCTAAAATATGATTCTACGCATGGTAAATTTACAGGCGATGTAAAAACAGAAAATGGGAACTTGATAGTAAATGGAAAACCCATTAGAGTAACTTCAGAAAAAGATCCTGCTAACTTAAAATGGAATGAAATAAATGCAAATTTTGTAGTAGAATCTACAGGACTATTTTTAGCAAGTGATACTGCCAGTAAACACATAACAGCAGGAGCAAAAAAAATAATTATATCCGCCCCTCCCAAAGATAACACTCCTATGTTTGTTATGGGAGTAAATCATAAAGAATACAAGAAAAATATAGATATTATTTCTAATGCTTCTTGTACTACTAATTGCCTGGCGGTATTAGCAAAGGTTGTGCATGATAATTTTGGTATAATAGAAGGACTCATGACTACGGTACACTCTGTAACAGCGACCCAAAAAACAGTAGACGGACCCTCTTTAAAAGATTGGAGAGGTGGGAGAGGAGCCAATCAAAATATAATCCCTTCTTCCACAGGTGCTGCCAAAGCCGTAGGAAAAATAATTCCGGAACTCAATGGAAAACTTACTGGTATGTCATTTAGAGTCCCAACTCCTAATGTATCTGTCGTAGATCTTACATGCAGATTAGCCAAAGAAACTTCGTATGAAGAAATAAAATCAACTCTTAAAAAAGCATCTGAAAGTAATACATTAAAAAAAATATTAGGATACACAGATGAACAAGTTGTTTCTAGTGATTTTATAACAGACCCCAGGTCTTGTATTTTTGATGCTGAAGCAGGTATTTCGCTCAACTCTCAATTTGTCAAACTAGTCGCATGGTATGATAATGAATTTGGTTATAGTAATAGAGTTGTAGATCTTTTAATCCATATAGCCGAACTATAA